A genome region from Arachis duranensis cultivar V14167 chromosome 6, aradu.V14167.gnm2.J7QH, whole genome shotgun sequence includes the following:
- the LOC107494015 gene encoding uncharacterized protein LOC107494015 has product MNFKEAGAERKLQLVELENLHLEAYDKEKMKAVHDKHIKRREFRLGELALLYNSRLRLMPGKLRSRWEGPYRVEKAEPYRVFHLCHPSSSKFIKVNGHRLKLYDGEKMKDHKELEVFLLEDPPTEAE; this is encoded by the coding sequence ATGAATTTTAAGGAAGCTGGTGCTGAAAGGAAGCTGCAACTAGTAGAACTAGAGAACCTTCACCTAGAAGCATAtgacaaggaaaagatgaaggcTGTCCATGACAAGCACATAAAAAGGAGAGAATTCAGACTAGGAGAGTTAGCTCTTctttacaactccagactgAGGCTTATGCCAGGCAAATtaagatcaagatgggaaggccCATACAGAGTAGAAAAGGCAGAGCCATACAGAGTTTTTCACCTATGTCATCCTTCTAGCTCCAAATTTATTAAGGTCAATGGACACCGCTTAAAACTTTATGATGGTGAGAAGATGAAAGATCACAAAGAGCTAGAGGTCTTCCTCCTGGAAGACCCACCAACAGAAGCAGAATGA